The following coding sequences lie in one Banduia mediterranea genomic window:
- a CDS encoding Crp/Fnr family transcriptional regulator, which produces MSHADTTVSSDAANNPCSDCARAGHCLGGALTADSLHPPQVVRRVVAKGEHLYHAGDPADTLYVIRGGATKTYVCSSDGEEEVRGFQLANDAAGLESVCDRSYHTNAVALSRSWVCKLPAAAVREKMTRSPSFRDRVLSKLCHEFERLYGMLHRGRCAADQRVADFLVTQLRGQDGDIRSEIDLPMSRTDLARYLGLTTETVSRAFTRLQERGVLKRRGAHCEIVNPAALQALS; this is translated from the coding sequence ATGAGCCACGCCGACACCACCGTCTCCAGCGACGCAGCGAACAATCCCTGCAGCGACTGCGCACGCGCCGGGCACTGCCTCGGCGGCGCGCTGACCGCCGACAGCCTGCACCCGCCACAGGTGGTTCGCAGGGTGGTCGCCAAGGGCGAACACCTCTACCACGCCGGTGATCCGGCCGACACGCTCTACGTGATCCGCGGCGGCGCCACCAAGACCTACGTCTGCTCCAGCGACGGGGAGGAAGAGGTGCGCGGCTTTCAACTCGCCAACGATGCCGCCGGCCTCGAATCGGTCTGCGACCGGAGCTACCACACCAACGCCGTGGCCTTGAGCCGCAGCTGGGTGTGCAAGCTGCCGGCCGCGGCGGTACGCGAGAAGATGACACGCTCGCCCTCGTTCCGCGATCGCGTGCTCTCCAAGCTGTGCCACGAATTCGAACGTCTCTACGGCATGCTGCATCGTGGCCGATGCGCGGCCGACCAGCGCGTGGCCGACTTCCTGGTCACGCAGTTGCGCGGGCAGGACGGCGACATCCGCAGCGAAATCGATCTGCCGATGTCGCGGACCGATCTGGCGCGCTATCTGGGGCTCACCACCGAAACCGTATCGCGCGCATTCACCCGCCTGCAGGAACGCGGCGTGCTCAAGCGCCGCGGCGCGCATTGCGAGATCGTCAATCCCGCTGCCTTGCAGGCATTGAGCTGA